ACATGAGGTGGTTGAATGTCCGCATTTGAACAGTGAGCAGAAGCGTAACAATCATCCTGACTTCATGCTGGCCAAGGCAATCAGTCATCGTCTGTGGCGTAAGCCGGAAGAGCGAAAGGCGCATCCACCAGTGGAACGTTTTTCCGATGAACTCCTCGCGCAGTTCGAAGATCTTTGTGAACGCGTGGCGCGCGAGTGTCCGTATGTGTGCGTCTGGTCTATTGCCACCGAGGAAGAGATTACCATGCCTATCATCAGCAAATACGAGGACTTTGATGAATATGCGAAACTGCAGCGCGCGTTTTATCGTGGTATCAAGCGTGGCAATCCCGATGCCATTGCATTGCCTTCCGGCGGCACCTCCGGTTACGGGAAAATTCGCGGTAAGGATGATATTAATGGCTTCTTGAAAGCAACGCAGGGCGAGATCAAATGGGACGCGGTGGCGATTCATCCTTATGGCTCTATCGACGGGACACTGGGCGCGGGGGATTTGGATGAATCCATTCAAATGCTGAAGGATAATATGGCTCAGTTTGGTTACGGCGATGAAACACCAATCTTGCTGAACGAAGGAGGGGGCGGAAGTTCCAATATTTGGGGAGACGGGCCCAGTTATTCATACTCGGGTGGACAGCCCTCGTATGACATCGGACTACACGAATTTTTACATGCCTCGAAGATGGCGCGTCAGTATATCATGTGTTTGAAATACTGGCCGCAAGTGCCACACTATAACAGCTGGCAAAGTGAAGTGGCGATGTTGGTGGATTATAACCTGACGCCCTCCAGCTTCTTGCTAGGCATGAATACGCTGGGGCAGTATTTGGGGGAGCCGAATTTTGTTGCGGATATACGCCCCGCTCCAGGCGTGCGGGGATACGCGTTTGATGATGCCGAGCATGGAGCCGTCGCGGCTGTGTGGTGCACGATTGATGAGGTTGAGCGTGGTTACACGCGTGGGCCTGTCATGCGCATGCAGTTCTCGGATGAGTTGCCGACTTTGATCGATTTGATGGGGCGGGAAACGGCACTAGTCGTCGACGATGCGGGCTGGGCGAATGTCCAACTCACGCCAGCGCCGTTATTCTTGAAGGGCGGGCAGCCTCAAGCCTTGGCGCGAGTTTTGCAAAATGCGGAAGTGATCGGGGCCGGTTCCAACGTGAGTGTTGTGTATCGACCGACCATGAATGGAAAGATCGAAGCGATCACCCATAATTTGACGGGGCGCGTCCAAACGGGCTCACTGCAAGTCGGTGCCCGCGCGCTTCCATTTGAATTAAAGGCCAACGCCCAGCAGACGATTGAACTGCCGGGCTCCGCTGATACGGCATTGGGTGAGTTGCATACCTTTGACCTCAATTATGTGCTCCAGCAACCAGGATTAGACCCCGTTCGCGCTCATTGGAACATGGATTATTTCTATGTGCCCAAACTCGCGGATGATTTGGATTGGTCGCGTATACCAGAGATCGAAATGACCAATCTGTATCGACCCACGATTAAAATGAAGCAGACGGTGGGCGGTCACCCGGGCGACATTGCTGCACGGTTCAAAATCGCTTGGGATGCGGACAAGCTTTATCTGCGTGTGGAGGCAGAGGATGATCTGCTGATTACCAATGAACCAAAGTTTTGGAGCTCGATCACAGCTCAACGAGAAAGCCTTTATATGTTGGATGGCTGTTTGGAGGTTTATTTCGACTGCGGAGCCAATGGTCGTATAAATAATCAAGGTTTTGATTTGGATGATTATCGCTATGATTTCAGTGTGGACAATCCAGATGGGCAAACGGGTAAAAGCCTAGTTTGTCGCTTTCGCGAGGTATTTAAAGAATATGCGGGCGGTGTGGAGTTTCCGACCAAAGCCGAGGCCGCGGCTGGGATTCAGGCAGAGTTCACCCGAATTTCGGATACCCGTTATGCCTATACCATTGCCTTTGAGCAAAAATACATTGCGCCCTTACGTTTAGAAGCGGGCTCTCAGGCAGGCTTCGCACTTTATCTGCATGACCGAATGGACGATGGCACCTTTGGTGACAAAGGCCTGAGTCTCGCAACCGAAGCAGGCTCACATGTCGATGCACAGCCTCAACTTTGGCCTATTATGGTTCTATCGGACCAAGAACTCTAAAACTTGTTTTATCATGTGTCTTAACTGGAACACTCTTATCGCGACCGCTGCAATGTGCTTGACTACGCTCAATCTCGCCTCTGCTGCAATCGAGCCGATGGGCTTGATCACAGACGGTGCTATTCTACAACGCCAACAGCCGATCCCAGTTTGGGGTTGGGCGGATCCGGGTGAAGCCATTACAGTCACTCTCAACGGGCATAGTGTAAAGGCCGTAAGTGATTCCACGGGCAAGTGGACGTTGCAACTGCCAGCCATGGAAGCCGCGATGGATTTGACTATGGAAATTTCAGGTGAGGGTGCGACCGAATCTATTACAGTGAAGAATGTCGCTATCGGTGAGGTCTGGTTGGCTTCGGGCCAGTCCAATATGGAGTGGTTACTTAAGTGGGTGGACATGAGTGATGTTGCGGATGCGCCAGCGAACCCAATGATCCGTGAAGCGAGAGTCAGCGGTATCGGTAGTTTTCGTGAGCCAAATGAGAAAAGTCGCGGTTCATGGAAGATGGATACGCCCGATCATCGTCCTAATTTCAGTGCGGTGGGATACCGTTTTGCGAGCAAATTGCAGCATGAACTTGGGGTGCCGGTTGGGATCATTAAAGCCGCGGTTGGTGGTACTGCGGTTGAGCCTTGGACACCACGCGAAGTGGTCGATGCGATCCGTCCGATATGGTCGCGGGAATACTGGGCCGCTTACGATGCCTATCCGGCCCAGAAAAAGCAGTATCTGGCAGCAGTTGACGCATGGTTGCTCGAAAATCAACGCGTGGACACACGTGAGCAGTCTGAGCCGAAAGGGAGTTTGAAGCCTGCGGATGATTTAGCCTGGACGACTGTATTGACCAGTCAGGCGCTTCCGGAGTCTTTATACTCCGGCTATGGAGTCATTTGGCTGCGCAAAACGATTGAGGTGCCGGCGGGGCGCTTCGATGACAAAGCTACTTATTTTCGCACCTATACCAAAGACTCGTATTCAGATTTGTATGTCAATGGGCAGTTAATTTACGATACAACCTTTGAAAGTTATCCAGGGCAGGGGACTTGGGTGACCGCTCGCATCAACCCCGGCGTGTTGCAAGCGGGAAGCAATGAAATTGCACTGCGGGTGTATTCTCCTTTCGTGCCGTTTCAAATGGATCGGGCTTATTCGATCGATGATGTCAAAATGGATGCCAGTTGGGAAGCGCAGGTGGAAGTCGATTATGGCGCGCCGAGCGAAGCGGCGCTGGCGAGCATGCCGCAAATGCCTAAAAGCCAAGTGGGCTATGGTCGTTTGCCAGCGGTCCACTTCAACCGATTTATCGCACCGATTGCGGGATATGCGATGCGCGGGGTGATTTGGTATCAGGGAGAGACGAATGCACAGCAGCATGAAGAAGCAGAATATGCGCAGGTCTTTCCCGCGATGATACAATCCTGGCGCACCTTGTGGGGGCAGCCGGATATGCCTTTCTACTACTGCCAGCTCGCAGCTTACGGTAGTAAAAGCCCCGACCCCGCTGCGGTCGGGTGGGCTCCCTTTCGCCGGGCACAAGAAGCCGCCTTGGAGCTGCCAAATACGGGGCAAGCTGTTTTGATCGATGTTGGAGAGTCGGACATCCATCCATACGATAAGCTGTCGGTGGGCGACCGATTGGCTCGTTTAGCATTTGCCAATGATTATAACCTGGACGTCGTCGATTCTGGTCCGGTCATGGAGTCGGTCACGCTCGATGAGCAAGGGGGCGTGACGGTCAGTTTTCGTTCGTTGGCTGGCGGGCTCGTCGCTCAAGCCTTGCCTGAGCGCTATGCCGTGAGCCATAAAAAGGCACAGTATCGTCCCTTCGTTCGCTATGCACCCGACAGCGAGTTGGAAGGCTTCGCCCTGCAAGATGCCGCAGGAAAGTGGCATTGGGCTGAGGCGTCGATTCATGGCGATACTGTCAAAGTGCATTCTGCATCTGCGCCGCAGCCCGTTGCGATTCGTTACAATTGGCAATCCTATCCCAATGGCAATCTCGCGAATTCCGAGGGCTTACCGGCGACTCCTTTCGAAAGTGTACTCTCACACTAATCAGCAACTATTACTCATTTCTATTTTATGACATCGTTCGAATCCACACGTTTTAATGAACTCAAGCACCCATTTGTTTGGACCACTGCCGAGGAGCGTTCCGCAGTATTGGCCAACGTGAATGAGCCAATCTGGCATCGTTTTATCGAAGAGGCGGAGAAGCACTTCGAACAAATCGGCGGATTGCCTTTAGCTAAATTCCCCGTCTTTTGCCACCGTGGTGATTTGGATGAGGTGATGGCAGTCTGTGTATTGGCCACCGTGCGTGACGACGCCAAATTGTGGCATTGGATCGGAGATTGGTTGCGTGGGGCTCTGAGTTATTATCGGTTAAAATTACCACAGTGGCGTGAAAATCGATATGCGATTATGCGTGGTGAACAACCACAGGATCGTCCCGAAGGTGGGGGACAGCCGAAATTTTCGGGCGGTGGAAACCCACGCCAGTTTTTTGAAGGCTTTACTGAAGGCATCACCTATTGGGTGGAGGCAGGATTGACTTCGGTGCTATTTCACTTGTTGGATCAGTTGGAAGCTTATGCGCCCAACGAATTAAATGCAGGCGAGAAGCTGCAGTTGTTGGAGGCGATTGGAGATTATGCGGATCGTTTTGCCTTTCATGAAGAGCGCATGAAATACAATAATCGTGGCATGTGGGCCAATGCAGCAATCATGCTGGCAGGGCTGGCCCGCCTGGATCGCCGGACCGGCGATCTCTTAGCTTTGCAGGCCGCACGTCGTCATGAGGAATATCGTTCTACCTTTTTGGATGATGGGTTTCATATCGAAGGGGCACCTGATTATCACTTGATGTCTTGTGATGGTATGCTGGCATATTTGTTGACGGCAGCGAACCTGGCGCCTGACACGGATGTGTATGCAGGCAATGCTGGCAGTGGGGCTTTTGAGCGTTATCCTTCCTTTCATGAGACGGTCAGAGCGTATTTGCATACTGTGGTGCCAGGGCCTACATTGTGGAATCATTCGCGTGGTTGTTCGATCTCTTCTGCAGTCACTATTCGGCCAGCAGTGGTCAATGCATGGCGTCTTTCACAAGATGAGGAGATCGGGTGGTTATTGGGCGCACGAATGGGAGAAGTGGATACAAATTCCAATAAGACGCCCTTGAAGGTAACGAATACAGCACTGTTAGGCTTGGGGCATTATCAGCCTTTGCTTAATTTTTGGCTGTTTCGACCTGTGCCGGATTGTGCTGCACCCAAGACAAAGTATCATAATATGGATGGTTACGGCACAGTATTTAGCCGTAGCCACTGGGGCCGGGATGCCAGTTGTGTCTCTGTCCGTTACGGATATGAGGGGACTGGGAAAGGCCACCGTGACCACGCGCACGTGGCGCTCTCTGTTGCCGGTGTGAATGTTCTGAAAGATCCATTTCCACGCTATGGTCCCGCTGGTTTAAATACGGCGATGTATCACAATACTGTGGTTATTGATAATCAGGAGCCTTCGGCAGTCGTAGGTTCGGTTCTCTCGGAGCAACATGAGGCGGGTGGCGACGCA
The nucleotide sequence above comes from Coraliomargarita algicola. Encoded proteins:
- a CDS encoding phage head spike fiber domain-containing protein codes for the protein MMHRFIPLLCLLSVLVHCSTGEPVLNGPDFLPPFENQEGQRVDAELRVVSFLDPEQANHPVEAASVVFGNKRLAVREQQQRKMETGRDNVVTVFVNDQPLTKLILVATYRTADGHTVSMTDSKRRDMVSLITDVEDSSVRWKSRYPLPDGTKTEFTYQLKSLGASRVELSWDIGCSAEQIAQFRQQGYDIGNYLVYFDIEGDYRKDDVTIDGVSIEPHPIEVLKANEMKEMPLWTGQFHSIAYAPTKPMLGFEIQSEHGLNGVLRETYRHGRVHLGFKLNASRPQDSLILDLGKVALAEAATPPAVEGNDLWAQDALHIPLLPTRNLFPNPSFEQGMRYWRWWSGGALYSPSEQLRWETDSAHSRFGEASMVMRPVQQGSLPLRSFSLPTAKGKTYTLSWYAKAEKEHATLKVAPFSSKDGGQFNRNTVNGWEAFDLSTDWQRFQYSFLSDGSPISFILLPSNRSGNIWMDGMQFEVGDRATEFVSAPLEGAFVTSHPQNNLEYGSPVNARYLLRGEVGTTGKLSLSLENFYNATLWQEQLHVQAGQQLDLPFDSLQLATGVYVLRAHFEVPGVDAYDDYYRFTVIDSLDGTHATKDLYGALVSARTNRSEEYFDLMQRVGFVGSSSYGPGKARAPMIYELREKYHITDYTHEVVECPHLNSEQKRNNHPDFMLAKAISHRLWRKPEERKAHPPVERFSDELLAQFEDLCERVARECPYVCVWSIATEEEITMPIISKYEDFDEYAKLQRAFYRGIKRGNPDAIALPSGGTSGYGKIRGKDDINGFLKATQGEIKWDAVAIHPYGSIDGTLGAGDLDESIQMLKDNMAQFGYGDETPILLNEGGGGSSNIWGDGPSYSYSGGQPSYDIGLHEFLHASKMARQYIMCLKYWPQVPHYNSWQSEVAMLVDYNLTPSSFLLGMNTLGQYLGEPNFVADIRPAPGVRGYAFDDAEHGAVAAVWCTIDEVERGYTRGPVMRMQFSDELPTLIDLMGRETALVVDDAGWANVQLTPAPLFLKGGQPQALARVLQNAEVIGAGSNVSVVYRPTMNGKIEAITHNLTGRVQTGSLQVGARALPFELKANAQQTIELPGSADTALGELHTFDLNYVLQQPGLDPVRAHWNMDYFYVPKLADDLDWSRIPEIEMTNLYRPTIKMKQTVGGHPGDIAARFKIAWDADKLYLRVEAEDDLLITNEPKFWSSITAQRESLYMLDGCLEVYFDCGANGRINNQGFDLDDYRYDFSVDNPDGQTGKSLVCRFREVFKEYAGGVEFPTKAEAAAGIQAEFTRISDTRYAYTIAFEQKYIAPLRLEAGSQAGFALYLHDRMDDGTFGDKGLSLATEAGSHVDAQPQLWPIMVLSDQEL
- a CDS encoding sialate O-acetylesterase produces the protein MCLNWNTLIATAAMCLTTLNLASAAIEPMGLITDGAILQRQQPIPVWGWADPGEAITVTLNGHSVKAVSDSTGKWTLQLPAMEAAMDLTMEISGEGATESITVKNVAIGEVWLASGQSNMEWLLKWVDMSDVADAPANPMIREARVSGIGSFREPNEKSRGSWKMDTPDHRPNFSAVGYRFASKLQHELGVPVGIIKAAVGGTAVEPWTPREVVDAIRPIWSREYWAAYDAYPAQKKQYLAAVDAWLLENQRVDTREQSEPKGSLKPADDLAWTTVLTSQALPESLYSGYGVIWLRKTIEVPAGRFDDKATYFRTYTKDSYSDLYVNGQLIYDTTFESYPGQGTWVTARINPGVLQAGSNEIALRVYSPFVPFQMDRAYSIDDVKMDASWEAQVEVDYGAPSEAALASMPQMPKSQVGYGRLPAVHFNRFIAPIAGYAMRGVIWYQGETNAQQHEEAEYAQVFPAMIQSWRTLWGQPDMPFYYCQLAAYGSKSPDPAAVGWAPFRRAQEAALELPNTGQAVLIDVGESDIHPYDKLSVGDRLARLAFANDYNLDVVDSGPVMESVTLDEQGGVTVSFRSLAGGLVAQALPERYAVSHKKAQYRPFVRYAPDSELEGFALQDAAGKWHWAEASIHGDTVKVHSASAPQPVAIRYNWQSYPNGNLANSEGLPATPFESVLSH
- a CDS encoding heparinase II/III family protein, translated to MTSFESTRFNELKHPFVWTTAEERSAVLANVNEPIWHRFIEEAEKHFEQIGGLPLAKFPVFCHRGDLDEVMAVCVLATVRDDAKLWHWIGDWLRGALSYYRLKLPQWRENRYAIMRGEQPQDRPEGGGQPKFSGGGNPRQFFEGFTEGITYWVEAGLTSVLFHLLDQLEAYAPNELNAGEKLQLLEAIGDYADRFAFHEERMKYNNRGMWANAAIMLAGLARLDRRTGDLLALQAARRHEEYRSTFLDDGFHIEGAPDYHLMSCDGMLAYLLTAANLAPDTDVYAGNAGSGAFERYPSFHETVRAYLHTVVPGPTLWNHSRGCSISSAVTIRPAVVNAWRLSQDEEIGWLLGARMGEVDTNSNKTPLKVTNTALLGLGHYQPLLNFWLFRPVPDCAAPKTKYHNMDGYGTVFSRSHWGRDASCVSVRYGYEGTGKGHRDHAHVALSVAGVNVLKDPFPRYGPAGLNTAMYHNTVVIDNQEPSAVVGSVLSEQHEAGGDALLIDNVGGGEPDRIFLGDPCEETNYWFTNHPEIPESGFLRAVIHIHDSCVILVDEVRAEGAQHIDWFFHSDLSTVGYERDAEERQDSYQARQRMVVVPAGTVDMSFRGTEQNCGAGDVQRFEFEAPSLDASFSQIHSDAEFSFARGHHVHVENASLGSGLYSGEQDFYIRARAQVDQARVCWASCWGAAMPQIEAQPTAEGYQLTVKEESVEWHVSVDFTNKQVVLSSETSLAER